In one Melaminivora jejuensis genomic region, the following are encoded:
- the fliN gene encoding flagellar motor switch protein FliN has product MSSNNFDKPGDIPPEDIEDESLADWAQALDEQKRIDEEVEAQARAAEQGGPLSGDPLRPSAGDSGIHDINMVLDIPVQLSVELGRTKVPIKYILQLAQGSVVELDALAGEPMDVLVNGYLIAQGEVVVVNDKFGIRLTDVVTPSERLRRVSRG; this is encoded by the coding sequence ATGTCAAGTAACAATTTCGACAAGCCGGGCGATATTCCACCCGAGGACATCGAGGACGAATCCCTGGCCGACTGGGCGCAGGCGCTAGACGAGCAAAAGCGCATCGACGAGGAGGTCGAGGCCCAGGCGCGTGCGGCCGAGCAGGGTGGGCCGCTCAGCGGCGATCCGCTGCGGCCCTCTGCGGGCGACTCGGGCATCCACGACATCAACATGGTGCTGGACATCCCGGTGCAGTTGTCGGTGGAGCTGGGCCGCACCAAGGTGCCCATCAAATACATCCTGCAACTGGCCCAGGGCTCGGTGGTCGAGCTCGACGCACTGGCCGGCGAACCCATGGACGTGCTGGTCAACGGCTACCTGATCGCCCAGGGCGAGGTGGTGGTGGTCAACGACAAGTTCGGCATCCGCCTGACCGACGTGGTCACGCCCTCCGAGCGGCTGCGCCGCGTCAGCCGTGGCTGA
- a CDS encoding FliO/MopB family protein translates to MAEGGPAGAGLAQTLLLVVLFVAALSALPWLIRRLQQRRIGLLPGAAGTPSRVLSSVAVGPQQRVVSVEVGPAHARTVLVLGVTAQHISCLHTLPAASFAAEVAAAQSVQAAQTVQPLQPDAPRHATS, encoded by the coding sequence GTGGCTGAAGGCGGCCCCGCCGGCGCCGGTCTGGCGCAGACCCTGCTGCTGGTGGTGCTGTTCGTGGCGGCGCTGTCGGCGCTGCCGTGGCTGATCCGGCGGCTGCAGCAGCGCCGCATCGGGCTGCTGCCCGGCGCTGCGGGTACGCCCTCGCGCGTGCTGTCCAGCGTGGCCGTCGGGCCGCAGCAGCGTGTGGTCAGCGTCGAGGTCGGCCCGGCGCACGCGCGCACGGTGCTGGTGCTGGGCGTGACGGCGCAGCACATCAGCTGCCTGCACACCCTGCCCGCTGCTAGCTTTGCCGCTGAGGTGGCTGCTGCCCAGTCAGTCCAGGCGGCCCAGACCGTCCAGCCGCTGCAGCCCGACGCCCCCCGCCATGCCACTTCCTGA
- the fliP gene encoding flagellar type III secretion system pore protein FliP (The bacterial flagellar biogenesis protein FliP forms a type III secretion system (T3SS)-type pore required for flagellar assembly.) yields the protein MPLPESFLRLPVPARWLLAVLAGLLAPLAWAQAPDAAPAAAQAGAGTLPLVISSSPAGTNYSVPIQTLLFFTALSFLPAVLLMMTGFTRIVIVLSLLRQAIGTQQAPPNQVVIGLSLFLTLFVMGPTLDRVYQEAYVPYTTNALSFEQAVQKAEAPMRGFMLKQTRQSDFALFARLAKLEPGATAETAPMRVLVPAFVTSELKTAFQIGFMVFIPFLIIDMIVSSVLMSLGMMMLSPVLVALPFKLMLFVLADGWNLLIGSLAASFAT from the coding sequence ATGCCACTTCCTGAATCATTCCTGCGTCTGCCCGTACCGGCGCGCTGGCTGCTGGCCGTGCTGGCCGGCCTGCTGGCGCCGCTGGCCTGGGCGCAGGCGCCCGATGCCGCGCCAGCTGCCGCCCAGGCCGGCGCCGGCACGCTGCCGCTGGTCATCAGCTCCAGCCCGGCGGGCACCAACTATTCAGTGCCCATCCAGACGCTGCTGTTCTTCACGGCGCTGTCGTTCCTGCCGGCGGTGCTGCTGATGATGACCGGCTTCACGCGCATCGTCATCGTGCTGTCGCTGCTGCGCCAGGCGATCGGCACGCAGCAGGCGCCGCCCAATCAGGTGGTCATCGGGCTGTCGTTGTTTCTGACGCTGTTCGTCATGGGGCCGACGCTGGATCGGGTCTATCAGGAGGCCTATGTGCCCTACACCACCAATGCGCTGAGCTTCGAGCAGGCGGTGCAAAAGGCCGAGGCGCCGATGCGCGGCTTCATGCTCAAGCAGACGCGCCAGTCGGACTTCGCCCTGTTCGCCCGCCTGGCCAAGCTGGAGCCGGGCGCCACGGCGGAGACCGCACCGATGCGCGTGCTGGTGCCGGCCTTCGTGACCAGCGAGCTCAAGACCGCCTTCCAGATCGGCTTCATGGTCTTCATCCCGTTCCTGATCATCGACATGATCGTCTCCAGCGTGCTGATGTCGCTGGGCATGATGATGCTGTCGCCGGTGCTGGTGGCGCTGCCCTTCAAGCTGATGCTGTTCGTGCTGGCCGATGGCTGGAATCTGCTGATCGGCTCGCTGGCGGCGAGTTTTGCGACCTGA
- the fliQ gene encoding flagellar biosynthesis protein FliQ, with protein MTPQFVLTMGREALTTLLMIALPVLGTVMAVGLTVSIFQAVTQIHEATLAFVPKLLGAVLVLAIAGPWMLSTLVDFLRRTIEGIPGVVG; from the coding sequence ATGACCCCCCAGTTCGTCCTGACCATGGGCCGCGAGGCCCTGACCACGCTGTTGATGATCGCCCTGCCGGTGCTGGGCACCGTGATGGCCGTGGGTCTGACGGTGAGCATCTTCCAGGCAGTGACGCAGATCCACGAGGCCACGCTGGCCTTTGTGCCCAAGCTGCTGGGCGCCGTGCTGGTGCTGGCCATCGCCGGGCCGTGGATGCTGTCCACGCTGGTGGATTTCCTGCGCCGCACCATCGAGGGCATCCCCGGCGTGGTCGGCTGA
- the fliR gene encoding flagellar biosynthetic protein FliR, whose translation MITFSEAQIMAWLSPVLWPFLRVLALFSTAPVFSMRAIPVRTRIGLAFLIAVCAQAVLPEQPVISVNGRAALGAVVQQVFIGVSMGFAVRLVFASVELAGEVIGLQMGLNFASFFDPASNAQVSAVARFFGNMALLLFVVINGHLMVLMAVVKSFERFPVQDQWLSALGQMRLHELGASLFSSALWIALPMVAMLLFVNLTLGIISRVAPQMNIYAVGFPVTLTVGLLGISATLPTLEQPMLSLLERVIALFAPA comes from the coding sequence TTGATCACCTTCTCCGAGGCGCAGATCATGGCCTGGCTGTCGCCGGTGCTGTGGCCGTTTCTGCGCGTGCTGGCGCTGTTTTCCACGGCGCCGGTGTTTTCCATGCGCGCCATCCCGGTGCGCACGCGCATTGGCCTGGCCTTTCTGATCGCCGTGTGCGCCCAGGCCGTGCTGCCCGAGCAGCCGGTCATCAGCGTCAATGGCCGGGCGGCGCTGGGCGCGGTGGTGCAGCAGGTGTTCATCGGCGTGTCGATGGGTTTTGCAGTGCGCCTGGTGTTCGCCTCGGTGGAACTCGCCGGCGAGGTCATCGGCCTGCAGATGGGCTTGAACTTCGCTTCCTTCTTCGACCCGGCCAGCAACGCCCAGGTCAGCGCCGTGGCGCGCTTTTTCGGCAACATGGCGCTGCTGCTGTTCGTGGTCATCAACGGCCACCTGATGGTGCTGATGGCCGTGGTCAAGAGCTTCGAGCGCTTTCCAGTGCAGGATCAGTGGCTGTCGGCGCTGGGCCAGATGCGCCTGCACGAGCTGGGCGCGTCGTTGTTTTCCAGCGCCCTGTGGATCGCCCTGCCCATGGTGGCCATGCTGCTGTTCGTCAACCTGACGCTGGGCATCATCTCGCGCGTGGCGCCGCAGATGAACATCTACGCCGTGGGCTTTCCGGTCACGCTCACCGTCGGCCTGCTGGGCATCTCGGCCACGCTGCCGACGCTGGAGCAGCCCATGCTGAGCCTGCTGGAGCGGGTCATCGCCCTGTTCGCGCCCGCCTGA
- a CDS encoding response regulator transcription factor — MIHVVLCDDHAVLRRGIRDTLTESPDITVTGEAGSYPELREALRTAACDVLLLDLNLPGRSGLEVLATLRDTHPHIRVLIVSMYPEDQYALRAIRAGAQGYANKAGDPLQLIAAVQTLAQGRKYLTPEVAQLLADSLAQPEAELPHEQLSERELQTLVKIASGRRLSEIAEELMLSPKTVSVYRARVLQKLQLTTNSELTVYAIRNQLV, encoded by the coding sequence ATGATCCACGTCGTGCTGTGCGACGACCATGCCGTGCTCAGGCGCGGCATCCGCGACACGTTGACCGAGTCGCCCGACATCACCGTGACCGGCGAGGCCGGCAGCTACCCGGAGCTGCGCGAGGCGCTGCGCACTGCCGCCTGCGACGTGCTGCTGCTGGACTTGAACCTGCCCGGGCGCAGCGGCCTGGAGGTGCTGGCCACGCTGCGCGACACGCACCCGCACATCCGCGTGCTGATAGTCTCCATGTACCCCGAGGATCAATACGCGCTGCGCGCCATCCGCGCCGGCGCCCAGGGCTATGCCAACAAGGCGGGCGATCCGCTGCAGCTCATCGCCGCCGTGCAGACCCTGGCACAGGGGCGCAAGTACCTCACGCCCGAGGTGGCGCAGCTGCTGGCCGACAGCCTGGCCCAGCCCGAGGCCGAGCTGCCGCACGAGCAGCTCAGCGAGCGCGAGTTGCAGACGCTGGTCAAGATCGCCTCGGGCCGGCGCCTGTCGGAGATCGCCGAGGAGCTGATGCTCAGCCCCAAGACGGTGAGCGTCTATCGCGCCCGCGTGCTGCAAAAGCTGCAGCTGACCACCAACTCCGAGCTGACGGTATATGCCATACGCAACCAGCTGGTCTAA
- a CDS encoding ATP-binding protein, producing MIPNQGASNPRKSPVRVLHLEDCAADHALVQRVLRRSALEHQIQQVDTLQAFAEHLAQQACDVIVADYRLAGFTAVDAWQLAAGMAHVQPPPFILLTGAIGEAAAVDAMRMGFADYLLKDDVAHLPRVVERVLELAEARRLREQANAELAASEQRLAALAEHLQTSIEEERAAIAREIHDDIGGALAAARFDLAWIGRHAPEGGLREHAQAAAEMLQHAMDASQRIMMNLRPPVLDQGLQAAVQWLAESFERRTRLPVRLSCSAGAMATLAPALQLVAYRTAQEALTNIQKYARARSVRIELSDHEGVLTVEISDDGCGIAPQMLAKPRSFGLKGLAERARRAGGWLDVSSQPGRGTSIILSLPLQEQGQPAEG from the coding sequence ATGATACCCAACCAGGGAGCGTCCAACCCCCGGAAAAGCCCGGTGCGCGTGCTGCATCTCGAAGATTGTGCAGCCGATCACGCGCTGGTGCAGCGCGTGCTGCGCCGCAGCGCCCTGGAGCACCAGATCCAGCAGGTGGACACGCTGCAGGCCTTTGCCGAGCACCTGGCGCAGCAGGCCTGCGATGTGATTGTGGCCGACTACCGGCTGGCCGGCTTCACCGCCGTCGATGCCTGGCAACTGGCTGCGGGCATGGCGCACGTGCAGCCACCGCCCTTCATCCTGCTGACGGGCGCCATCGGCGAGGCCGCCGCCGTGGACGCCATGCGCATGGGCTTTGCCGACTATCTGCTCAAGGACGACGTGGCCCATCTGCCGCGCGTGGTCGAGCGCGTGCTCGAACTGGCCGAGGCGCGGCGCCTGCGCGAGCAGGCCAATGCCGAGCTGGCCGCCTCCGAGCAGCGCCTGGCGGCGCTGGCCGAGCACCTGCAGACCTCCATCGAGGAGGAGCGCGCCGCCATTGCGCGCGAGATCCACGACGACATCGGCGGCGCGCTGGCGGCGGCGCGCTTCGACCTGGCCTGGATCGGTCGCCACGCCCCCGAGGGCGGCCTGCGCGAGCACGCCCAGGCGGCTGCCGAGATGCTGCAGCACGCCATGGATGCCAGCCAGCGCATCATGATGAATCTGCGCCCGCCGGTGCTCGACCAGGGCCTGCAGGCCGCCGTGCAGTGGCTGGCCGAGAGCTTCGAGCGGCGCACCCGGCTGCCGGTGCGCCTGAGCTGCAGCGCCGGCGCCATGGCCACGCTGGCGCCGGCGCTGCAGCTGGTGGCCTATCGCACGGCCCAGGAGGCGCTGACCAACATCCAGAAATACGCCCGGGCGCGCAGCGTGCGCATCGAGCTGTCCGACCATGAGGGCGTGCTCACCGTGGAGATCAGCGACGACGGCTGCGGCATCGCGCCGCAGATGCTGGCCAAGCCGCGCTCGTTCGGCCTCAAGGGTCTGGCCGAGCGCGCGCGCCGCGCCGGCGGCTGGCTGGACGTGAGCAGCCAGCCCGGGCGCGGCACCTCCATCATCCTGTCGCTGCCGCTGCAGGAGCAAGGCCAGCCCGCCGAGGGCTGA
- a CDS encoding response regulator — MQTILAVDDSPSMRKMVSFTLTGAGYHVVEAVDGQDALEKAETHEIHLVLADQNMPRLDGIGLTRKLREHPRFRSTPILILTTESSDQMKQAGRSAGATGWLVKPFDPTRLIEVIQKVIR; from the coding sequence ATGCAGACCATTCTCGCGGTCGATGACTCGCCTTCCATGCGCAAGATGGTGTCGTTCACACTCACCGGAGCGGGCTATCACGTAGTGGAGGCCGTGGACGGCCAGGATGCGCTGGAAAAGGCCGAAACGCACGAGATCCATCTGGTGCTGGCCGACCAGAACATGCCGCGCCTGGACGGCATCGGCCTGACGCGCAAGCTGCGCGAACACCCGCGCTTTCGCAGCACGCCCATCCTGATCCTGACTACCGAGTCCAGCGATCAGATGAAGCAGGCGGGCCGCAGCGCCGGCGCCACCGGCTGGCTGGTCAAGCCGTTCGACCCGACCCGGCTCATCGAGGTCATCCAGAAAGTCATCCGCTGA
- a CDS encoding chemotaxis protein CheA, giving the protein MTDTQQGGAGMDFDLSQFYQIFFEEAAENLDQMEQMLLGLDFGAVNDEELNGIFRCAHSIKGGSATFGFSDVAELTHHMESLLDRLRRHELQLIPEMVDVLLESADASRSLLARHQAGGQGEAPSTRELVLHISELAAGGGGAAPAAPAPAPVPAPAPVPAPAPAAPEAAASAALPAGQRALEIHIGPLEQPAVADAIKELFRDIPGLGSIADLPDERPGMRRFAVTTSSSDEDLLDLFVFHVAKEQVAIVPAASSAAPVAPGQADAPDQASHAAGHEAGHEEAGPVALQGSYGFFPGAPGAPANAQAAAAAAAAAAVPGAPAPAAQQPAARRPAAEGRAGGAAASSMESTTIRVAVSKVDQLINLVGELVITQAMLAQNSRGLDSNLHQQLLAGLADLDRNTRDLQESVMSIRMIPMSTVFSRFPRMLRDLAGKLGKKVDFVTQGEATELDKSLVEKITDPLTHLVRNSCDHGIEMPAERLAAGKRESGTLTLAASHQGGSIVIEVRDDGKGLSREKILRKARERGMDAPDTLSDGEVWNLILAPGFSTAEVVTDVSGRGVGMDVVKKNIAALNGSIEIDSAEGYGMRVSVRLPLTLAIMDGMSLGVGDEVYILPLSSVVESFQIDPQQVNTVAQGSQLVKVREEYMPVVSLERIFQVPRPQSATSNNIMVVVEADGSRVAVLVDELLGQHQVVVKNLETNYRKVPNVSGATILGDGTVALILDTAALVRRARH; this is encoded by the coding sequence ATGACGGATACACAGCAAGGCGGCGCAGGGATGGATTTCGACCTGAGCCAGTTCTATCAAATTTTCTTTGAAGAAGCGGCGGAGAACCTCGACCAGATGGAGCAGATGCTGCTGGGCCTGGACTTCGGCGCGGTCAACGACGAGGAGCTCAACGGCATCTTCCGCTGCGCGCACTCGATCAAGGGCGGCTCGGCCACCTTCGGCTTCTCCGACGTGGCCGAACTCACGCACCACATGGAGTCGCTGCTCGATCGCCTGCGCCGCCACGAGCTGCAGCTGATCCCGGAGATGGTGGACGTGCTGCTCGAATCGGCGGACGCCTCGCGCAGTCTGCTGGCGCGCCACCAGGCCGGCGGCCAGGGCGAGGCGCCCTCCACGCGCGAGCTGGTGCTGCACATCAGCGAACTGGCCGCTGGCGGTGGGGGGGCTGCGCCTGCCGCTCCGGCCCCGGCCCCGGTGCCGGCGCCTGCTCCCGTGCCGGCGCCTGCTCCGGCAGCGCCCGAGGCTGCCGCCAGCGCCGCGCTGCCGGCTGGCCAGCGCGCCCTGGAGATCCATATCGGCCCGCTGGAGCAGCCCGCCGTCGCCGACGCCATCAAGGAGCTGTTTCGCGACATCCCCGGCCTGGGCAGCATTGCCGACCTGCCCGACGAGCGCCCCGGAATGCGCCGCTTTGCGGTCACCACCAGCTCCAGCGACGAAGACCTGCTGGACTTGTTCGTCTTCCACGTCGCCAAGGAGCAGGTGGCCATCGTGCCTGCCGCATCATCCGCTGCACCGGTCGCCCCCGGGCAGGCCGATGCGCCTGATCAGGCATCCCACGCGGCGGGCCATGAAGCGGGCCATGAGGAGGCCGGGCCTGTGGCGCTGCAGGGCAGCTACGGCTTTTTCCCCGGCGCTCCGGGCGCTCCTGCCAACGCCCAGGCCGCAGCTGCCGCAGCTGCCGCAGCTGCAGTGCCTGGCGCCCCGGCCCCGGCGGCGCAGCAGCCAGCGGCCCGGCGCCCCGCAGCCGAGGGCCGCGCCGGCGGCGCTGCCGCCTCGTCCATGGAGTCCACCACCATCCGCGTGGCCGTCTCCAAGGTCGATCAGCTCATCAACCTGGTGGGCGAGCTGGTCATCACCCAGGCCATGCTGGCGCAAAACAGCCGGGGGCTGGACTCCAACCTGCACCAGCAACTGCTGGCCGGCCTGGCCGACCTGGATCGCAACACGCGCGACCTGCAGGAGTCGGTCATGTCGATCCGCATGATCCCGATGTCCACGGTGTTCAGCCGCTTCCCGCGCATGTTGCGCGACCTGGCCGGCAAGCTGGGCAAGAAGGTCGATTTCGTCACCCAGGGCGAGGCCACCGAACTGGACAAGAGCCTGGTCGAAAAAATCACCGACCCGCTGACCCACCTGGTGCGCAACAGCTGCGACCATGGCATCGAGATGCCTGCCGAGCGCCTGGCTGCCGGCAAGCGCGAGAGCGGCACGCTGACGCTGGCGGCCTCGCACCAGGGCGGCTCCATCGTCATCGAGGTGCGCGACGACGGCAAGGGCCTATCGCGCGAGAAGATCCTGAGAAAGGCGCGCGAGCGCGGCATGGATGCGCCCGACACGCTCAGCGATGGCGAAGTCTGGAACCTGATCCTGGCGCCCGGCTTTTCCACTGCCGAGGTGGTCACCGACGTGTCGGGCCGAGGCGTCGGCATGGACGTGGTCAAGAAGAACATCGCGGCGCTCAACGGCTCCATCGAGATCGACTCCGCCGAAGGCTACGGTATGCGCGTGTCGGTGCGCCTGCCCCTGACCCTGGCCATCATGGACGGCATGTCGCTGGGCGTGGGCGACGAGGTGTACATCCTGCCGCTGTCCTCGGTGGTCGAGTCCTTCCAGATCGACCCGCAGCAAGTCAACACCGTGGCGCAGGGCTCGCAGCTGGTCAAGGTACGCGAGGAGTACATGCCGGTGGTGTCGCTGGAGCGCATCTTCCAGGTGCCGCGCCCGCAAAGCGCCACCAGCAACAACATCATGGTCGTGGTCGAGGCCGACGGCAGCCGCGTGGCGGTGCTGGTCGATGAGCTGCTGGGCCAGCACCAGGTGGTGGTCAAGAACCTGGAGACCAACTACCGCAAGGTGCCCAACGTCTCGGGCGCCACCATTTTGGGCGACGGCACGGTGGCTTTGATCCTGGACACCGCCGCGCTGGTGCGCCGCGCGCGCCACTGA
- a CDS encoding chemotaxis protein CheW has protein sequence MNTGMNAAQDTAGRADASAGAREYLTFRLGQEEYGIDILKVQEIRGYETPTRISGAPSFIKGVTNLRGTIVPIVDLRLRLGCAQAEYNSFTVVIVLNLRERVVGIVVDSVSDVLELLPAQMRPAPDVDSSIDPQCIRGLGAVGERMLILLDIERLMAGLDMGLVAESA, from the coding sequence ATGAACACAGGCATGAATGCAGCACAGGACACTGCCGGACGCGCCGATGCGTCTGCCGGCGCACGCGAGTACCTGACCTTCCGGCTGGGCCAGGAGGAGTACGGCATCGACATCCTCAAGGTGCAGGAGATCCGTGGCTACGAGACGCCCACGCGCATCTCCGGCGCGCCCTCCTTCATCAAGGGCGTGACCAATCTGCGCGGCACCATCGTGCCTATCGTCGATCTGCGCCTGCGCCTGGGCTGCGCGCAGGCCGAGTACAACAGCTTCACGGTGGTCATCGTGCTAAACCTGCGCGAGCGCGTGGTCGGCATTGTGGTGGATTCGGTCAGCGATGTGCTGGAGCTGCTGCCGGCGCAGATGCGCCCGGCCCCGGACGTGGACAGCAGCATCGACCCGCAGTGCATCCGTGGCCTGGGCGCGGTGGGCGAGCGCATGTTGATCCTGCTGGACATCGAGCGCCTCATGGCCGGGCTGGACATGGGCCTGGTGGCGGAGTCGGCATGA
- a CDS encoding CheR family methyltransferase — protein sequence MRLERAQQPRGEAGRRTPARALAAREAAGAEAEEQAREFAWAGADFARVQKLIYQHAGISLHDGKHAMVYSRLSRRLRETGHRSFSEYLDWLEHHQDASEWQEFINALTTNLTAFFREQHHFEILAELLRKRPAGPWSIWCNAASTGEEPYSIVMTALESLSSGATFKLAASDIDSRVLAKAAEGVYRLDNLKGLSQERLQRFFQRGKGGNAGLARVKPELRRCIDFLNVNLIRDDWPFREPFDVVFCRNVMIYFDGPTQRRVLERIHRVLKPGGMLFVGHAENFSDSRDLFVLRGKTAYERV from the coding sequence ATGAGGCTTGAGCGCGCCCAGCAGCCACGTGGCGAGGCCGGTCGGCGCACCCCTGCGCGGGCGCTGGCCGCGCGCGAGGCGGCGGGCGCCGAGGCCGAGGAGCAGGCGCGCGAGTTCGCCTGGGCCGGGGCCGATTTCGCGCGCGTGCAAAAGCTGATCTACCAGCACGCCGGCATCAGCCTGCACGATGGCAAGCACGCCATGGTCTACAGCCGGCTGTCGCGCCGCCTGCGCGAGACCGGGCACCGCAGCTTCAGCGAATACCTGGACTGGCTGGAGCACCACCAGGACGCCAGCGAGTGGCAGGAATTCATCAACGCCCTGACCACCAACCTGACGGCGTTCTTTCGCGAGCAGCACCACTTCGAGATCCTGGCCGAGCTGCTGCGCAAGCGCCCCGCCGGGCCGTGGAGCATCTGGTGCAACGCCGCCTCGACCGGCGAGGAGCCGTACTCCATCGTCATGACGGCGCTGGAGTCGCTCAGCAGCGGCGCCACGTTCAAGCTGGCCGCCAGCGACATCGACTCGCGCGTGCTGGCCAAGGCCGCCGAGGGCGTGTACCGGCTGGACAACCTCAAGGGTCTGTCGCAAGAGCGCCTGCAGCGCTTTTTCCAGCGCGGCAAGGGCGGCAATGCCGGCCTGGCGCGCGTCAAGCCCGAGCTGCGCCGCTGCATCGACTTTCTGAACGTGAACCTGATCCGCGACGACTGGCCGTTTCGCGAGCCCTTCGACGTGGTGTTCTGCCGTAACGTGATGATCTATTTCGATGGCCCGACCCAGCGGCGCGTGCTTGAGCGCATCCACCGCGTGCTCAAGCCCGGTGGCATGCTGTTTGTCGGCCATGCGGAAAATTTCAGCGACTCGCGCGACCTGTTCGTGCTGCGCGGCAAGACGGCTTACGAGCGCGTGTGA
- the cheD gene encoding chemoreceptor glutamine deamidase CheD, with translation MNPYRATTPPAAAASAPQERRYVPRITPVAGEAGPAPEVTLAELKARARRPGEASFFYFDHHFQHNAVKVLPGEYFVARERITIVTVLGSCIAACLWDSRACVGGMNHFMLPDGGGADTSGRYGSYAMELLINEMMKQGARRETLQAKIFGGGQVMHNFTTLNVGERNTRFVQDYLATERIPIVSEDVLDIHPRKVVFFPVTGKVMVKRLAHAHPEVLEQETVRGSAARVAQANRGGSVDLF, from the coding sequence ATGAATCCATACCGCGCCACTACCCCGCCCGCTGCTGCAGCGTCCGCCCCGCAGGAGCGCCGCTACGTGCCGCGCATCACGCCCGTGGCGGGCGAGGCCGGCCCCGCTCCCGAGGTGACGCTGGCCGAGCTCAAGGCGCGCGCGCGCCGCCCGGGCGAGGCCTCGTTCTTCTATTTCGACCACCACTTCCAGCACAACGCGGTCAAGGTGCTGCCCGGGGAGTATTTCGTCGCGCGCGAGCGCATCACCATCGTCACTGTGCTGGGCTCGTGCATCGCCGCCTGCCTGTGGGACAGCCGCGCCTGCGTGGGCGGCATGAACCACTTCATGCTGCCCGATGGCGGCGGTGCGGACACCTCGGGGCGCTACGGCTCCTATGCCATGGAGCTGCTGATCAACGAGATGATGAAGCAGGGCGCGCGGCGCGAGACACTGCAGGCCAAAATCTTCGGCGGCGGGCAGGTGATGCACAACTTCACCACGCTCAATGTCGGCGAGCGCAACACGCGCTTCGTGCAGGACTACCTGGCCACCGAGCGCATCCCCATCGTGTCCGAGGACGTGCTGGACATCCATCCGCGCAAGGTGGTGTTCTTTCCGGTCACCGGCAAGGTCATGGTCAAGCGCCTGGCGCACGCCCATCCGGAGGTGCTGGAGCAAGAGACCGTGCGCGGCAGCGCCGCCCGGGTGGCGCAGGCCAACCGTGGCGGCAGTGTCGATCTGTTCTGA
- a CDS encoding chemotaxis response regulator protein-glutamate methylesterase, protein MRSGNIRVIVVDDSALVRSLLSEIINRQGDMECIGTASDPLIAREMIRELNPDVITLDVEMPRMDGIDFLGRLMRLRPMPVVMISTLTERGAEVTMRALELGAVDFVAKPRVGLASGLNELASQIVDKIRVAAVAQVRRLPAAAAASAGASTHGQSAGGSRAAPAALAAPTLLGRLSTEKIICIGASTGGTEAIREVLVHLPADAPAIAITQHMPPGFTTSFAARLNSLCQITVKEAVHGERILPGHAYIAPGGRQFSLARSGANYVAVVDDGPPVNRHKPSVEVLFKSAAAIVGRNAFGIMLTGMGADGAAAMREMKDAGSYNYVQDEASCIVFGMPREAIAHGAADEVLPLTQIAPALLARLRGAGDRVHHRI, encoded by the coding sequence ATGAGGAGCGGCAACATACGTGTGATCGTGGTGGATGACTCGGCGCTGGTGCGCAGCCTGCTGTCCGAGATCATCAACCGTCAGGGCGACATGGAGTGCATCGGCACGGCCAGCGATCCGCTGATCGCGCGCGAGATGATCCGCGAGCTGAACCCGGACGTGATCACGCTGGACGTGGAGATGCCGCGCATGGATGGCATCGACTTCCTGGGCCGGCTGATGCGCCTGCGCCCCATGCCGGTGGTCATGATCTCCACCCTGACCGAGCGCGGCGCCGAGGTCACCATGCGCGCGCTGGAGCTGGGCGCGGTGGACTTCGTGGCCAAGCCGCGCGTCGGTCTGGCCAGCGGCCTGAACGAGCTGGCCTCGCAGATCGTGGACAAGATCCGCGTGGCTGCGGTGGCGCAGGTGCGCCGCCTGCCTGCCGCTGCGGCGGCCAGTGCCGGCGCCAGCACTCACGGCCAGAGCGCTGGCGGCAGCCGAGCCGCGCCGGCCGCGCTAGCCGCGCCGACCCTGCTGGGGCGGCTGTCCACCGAGAAAATCATCTGCATCGGCGCCTCCACCGGCGGCACCGAGGCCATCCGCGAAGTGCTGGTACACCTGCCCGCCGACGCGCCGGCCATCGCCATCACCCAGCACATGCCGCCGGGCTTCACCACCAGCTTCGCCGCGCGCCTCAACAGCCTGTGCCAGATCACCGTCAAGGAGGCCGTGCATGGCGAGCGCATCCTGCCCGGCCACGCCTACATCGCCCCGGGCGGGCGCCAGTTCTCGCTGGCGCGCAGCGGCGCCAACTACGTCGCCGTGGTGGACGACGGCCCGCCGGTGAACCGGCACAAGCCGTCGGTGGAGGTGCTGTTCAAGTCGGCAGCGGCCATCGTCGGGCGCAACGCCTTCGGCATCATGCTGACCGGCATGGGGGCCGACGGCGCCGCCGCCATGCGCGAGATGAAGGACGCCGGCAGCTACAACTACGTGCAGGACGAGGCCAGCTGCATCGTCTTCGGGATGCCGCGCGAGGCCATCGCCCACGGCGCCGCCGACGAGGTGCTGCCGCTGACGCAGATCGCCCCGGCACTGCTGGCGCGCCTGCGCGGCGCCGGCGACCGGGTGCATCACCGGATCTGA